Proteins encoded by one window of Cyanobium sp. NS01:
- a CDS encoding 2Fe-2S iron-sulfur cluster binding domain-containing protein translates to MDSTSPTTDASVTDAPQTFTITAEIDGTSHTFPCRADQTVLAAAELAGVPLPSSCCSGVCTTCAALIGSGQVRQPDAMGVKPELQEKGYALLCVSFPTSDLTLKACMEDALYDLQFGQYQK, encoded by the coding sequence ATGGACAGCACCAGCCCGACGACGGACGCCTCCGTGACTGACGCGCCCCAGACTTTCACGATCACAGCTGAGATCGACGGCACCAGCCACACCTTCCCCTGCCGAGCCGACCAGACCGTGCTGGCGGCGGCCGAGCTGGCCGGAGTGCCCCTGCCCAGTTCCTGCTGTTCCGGGGTCTGCACCACCTGTGCGGCTCTGATCGGCTCGGGCCAGGTGCGCCAGCCCGACGCCATGGGGGTGAAGCCGGAGCTGCAGGAGAAGGGCTATGCGCTGCTGTGCGTGTCCTTCCCCACCAGCGACCTGACCCTCAAGGCCTGCATGGAGGACGCTCTGTACGACCTCCAGTTCGGCCAGTACCAGAAGTGA
- a CDS encoding F0F1 ATP synthase subunit B: MIPMFPLFASHGSFGLNLDLFETNIINLVIVIAALWKFLPSFLGGILERRRAAILSDLDDAEQRLSQANASLSEAQAALASAQQKAEQIRVDGKARAAAIRAESEARTVDEMARLKQGAMADLDAEAARVTEGLRREAARQAIDKVLASLSGKLDAAAQARLIDQSIQNLGNV, from the coding sequence ATGATCCCCATGTTCCCTCTTTTCGCCAGCCACGGCAGCTTTGGTCTGAACCTCGATCTGTTCGAGACCAACATCATCAACCTGGTGATCGTGATCGCCGCCCTCTGGAAGTTCCTTCCCAGTTTTCTGGGCGGAATCCTGGAGCGCCGCAGGGCCGCCATCCTCAGCGATCTCGACGATGCCGAGCAGCGCCTGAGTCAGGCCAATGCCAGTCTGTCCGAGGCTCAGGCGGCCCTGGCCTCAGCCCAGCAGAAGGCCGAGCAGATCCGGGTGGATGGCAAGGCCCGGGCCGCCGCCATCCGAGCTGAGAGCGAGGCCCGCACCGTCGATGAGATGGCCCGCCTCAAGCAGGGCGCCATGGCCGATCTCGATGCGGAGGCCGCAAGGGTCACCGAGGGCCTGCGCCGGGAAGCCGCCAGGCAGGCGATCGACAAGGTGCTCGCCAGCCTTTCTGGGAAGCTCGATGCTGCAGCCCAGGCCCGTCTGATCGATCAGTCCATCCAGAATCTGGGGAACGTCTGA
- a CDS encoding TIGR02466 family protein yields MLPLDCPGSELHLRPLFPVALAEVQRRPDPLELAIQLQDLRALRGEACSNPDPGCAWTGDLQGVWQLHRHATFAPLVRQLCGHAAEFLEQLGFAPERVALQVQRCWPVLSEFGQVVGRHHHPNAHLSAVYYFTGDGGGEQGSLRLFAPTTGNELVPGMAVGHDGPLRASAWTRPWVDVAPRAGLLLLFPASLDHAVLPNRDPDSLRCSLSLDLVLSAPAGTAPPEYLAPHPSHWQDLGSGPIGWEDGQHQPDDGRLRD; encoded by the coding sequence ATCCTCCCCTTGGATTGTCCAGGTTCAGAGCTCCATCTCAGGCCGCTGTTCCCGGTGGCCCTCGCCGAGGTGCAGCGACGGCCTGATCCGCTTGAGCTGGCCATCCAGCTGCAGGATCTCCGGGCCCTGCGCGGTGAGGCCTGCAGCAATCCTGACCCCGGATGCGCCTGGACCGGCGATCTGCAGGGGGTGTGGCAGTTGCATCGCCACGCCACCTTTGCTCCCCTGGTGCGACAGCTGTGTGGCCATGCCGCAGAGTTTCTGGAGCAACTTGGTTTCGCGCCAGAGCGGGTGGCCCTGCAGGTGCAGCGCTGCTGGCCGGTGCTCAGCGAGTTCGGCCAGGTGGTGGGCCGCCACCACCACCCCAATGCCCATCTCAGCGCGGTCTATTACTTCACCGGCGATGGCGGCGGCGAGCAGGGCAGCCTGCGCCTGTTCGCGCCGACCACGGGCAATGAGTTGGTGCCGGGCATGGCCGTGGGCCATGACGGACCCCTGCGGGCCTCGGCCTGGACCCGGCCGTGGGTGGATGTGGCTCCCCGCGCCGGCCTGCTGCTGCTGTTCCCAGCCAGCCTCGATCATGCGGTGCTGCCGAACCGCGATCCCGACAGCCTTCGCTGCTCCCTGAGCCTGGACCTCGTGCTCAGCGCTCCCGCCGGAACCGCCCCACCGGAATACCTCGCACCCCATCCAAGCCACTGGCAGGATCTCGGTTCCGGACCGATCGGCTGGGAGGATGGACAGCACCAGCCCGACGACGGACGCCTCCGTGACTGA
- the atpH gene encoding ATP synthase F1 subunit delta: MPLLNSLASPYAEALLQVTEARQETDDVAEQVRDLLGIWKSSPQLREAMGSPVLEPEAKKAALDALFQDQTAASLQNLLKVLADRQRIAALDSVLMRFLELYRELRNIAMATVTSATPLSEEQQQQLTAKVQGLAGTEAVEVDLQIDPALIGGFIVSVGSQVVDASLSGQVRRLGLALAKVG; encoded by the coding sequence ATGCCTCTGCTCAACAGTCTTGCCAGCCCCTACGCCGAGGCCCTGCTTCAGGTCACCGAGGCTCGCCAGGAAACTGACGATGTGGCCGAACAGGTCCGTGACCTGCTCGGCATCTGGAAGTCCTCTCCCCAGCTGCGGGAGGCCATGGGCTCTCCGGTGCTGGAGCCTGAGGCCAAGAAAGCTGCCCTTGACGCCCTGTTTCAGGACCAGACAGCCGCGTCGCTCCAGAATCTGCTCAAGGTTCTCGCTGATCGCCAGCGGATCGCTGCTCTTGATTCGGTGCTGATGCGCTTTCTCGAGCTCTACCGCGAGCTCCGCAACATCGCCATGGCCACCGTCACCTCAGCCACGCCCCTGAGCGAGGAGCAGCAGCAGCAGCTCACCGCCAAGGTGCAAGGCCTGGCTGGCACCGAGGCCGTGGAGGTTGATCTGCAGATCGACCCCGCCCTGATCGGCGGTTTCATCGTCAGCGTGGGCTCCCAGGTGGTAGACGCCAGCCTCTCCGGCCAGGTCCGTCGCCTCGGTCTGGCCCTGGCCAAGGTCGGCTAA
- a CDS encoding F0F1 ATP synthase subunit gamma: MANLKEIRDRISSVKNTRKITEAMRLVAAAKVRRAQDQVLRSRPFADRLARVLENLQSRMGFEDVDAPLLESRPVDQITLLAVTGDRGLCGGYNANIIKRTEQRHAELVGQGFKVDLVLIGRKAITYFQNRASIYTIRATFTGLEQVPSAEEARAISNEILAEFLSASTDRVEIIFTKFINLVSSRPVIQTLLPLDPQGIATPEDEIFRLTTREGRLVVEAGNSSNVAPALPSDIIFDQSPEQLLNALLPLYMQNQLLRSLQEAAASELASRMTAMNNASDNAKALAKTLTLDYNKARQAAITQEILEVVGGSAAMA, from the coding sequence ATGGCCAACCTCAAAGAAATCCGGGACCGGATCAGCTCCGTCAAGAACACCCGCAAGATCACTGAGGCGATGCGCCTTGTGGCTGCGGCCAAGGTGCGTCGCGCCCAGGATCAGGTGCTGCGCAGTCGCCCCTTTGCCGATCGCCTGGCTCGCGTGCTGGAAAACCTTCAGTCGCGCATGGGCTTTGAAGATGTGGACGCTCCTCTGCTGGAGTCCCGCCCGGTCGATCAGATCACCCTGCTCGCTGTCACGGGTGATCGTGGTCTCTGTGGCGGCTACAACGCCAACATCATCAAGCGCACAGAGCAGCGCCACGCTGAGCTTGTGGGCCAGGGCTTCAAGGTGGACCTGGTGCTGATCGGCCGCAAGGCCATCACCTACTTCCAGAATCGCGCCAGCATCTACACCATCCGCGCCACATTCACAGGCCTTGAGCAGGTGCCCAGTGCGGAGGAGGCCAGGGCCATCTCCAATGAGATCCTGGCGGAATTCCTCTCCGCCTCCACCGATCGCGTGGAGATCATCTTCACCAAGTTCATCAACCTGGTGAGCTCCAGGCCTGTCATCCAGACACTCCTGCCCCTGGACCCCCAGGGCATCGCCACCCCCGAGGATGAGATCTTCCGGCTCACCACCCGCGAAGGTCGCCTGGTGGTGGAAGCCGGCAACTCCAGCAACGTGGCCCCTGCTCTGCCTTCAGACATCATCTTTGACCAGAGTCCGGAGCAGCTGCTGAACGCCCTGCTGCCGCTCTACATGCAGAACCAGTTGCTGCGTTCCCTGCAGGAGGCGGCCGCCTCGGAACTGGCCAGTCGGATGACGGCCATGAACAATGCCAGCGACAACGCCAAGGCTCTCGCCAAAACGCTGACGCTGGACTACAACAAGGCCCGCCAGGCTGCCATCACCCAGGAGATCCTGGAGGTTGTGGGCGGTTCTGCCGCCATGGCCTGA
- a CDS encoding DUF3326 domain-containing protein, protein MIAPEAVLSPPLPTLLVVPTGIGCALGGYAGDALPAARLLAVASGCLITHPNVMNGAALYWRDPRIHYVEGAALDRFAGGSLALRPVRSQRLGVLFDDGIEQPLLQRHLQVVDACRATLGLTIGPVLGTAGPLQVRLERGPSGASWGSLGRPDLLLLGAERLRAAGATAIAVVARFPDDADAEALAAYRGGSGVDALAGAEAVISHLLTDQLGLPCAHAPALAALPLDPALDPRAAAEELGHTFLPCVLVGLSRAPDLVPLCNGRPPWANPGLLLPEQIGAVVAPAGALGGAAVLACAERGVPLIAVENPCVLQVDGAALGLEVLPARSYSEAAGLVLALREGICPTALSRPLPCRPSTRGGEPLGPHSRW, encoded by the coding sequence GTGATCGCCCCTGAAGCGGTGCTGTCGCCACCGCTGCCCACCCTGTTGGTGGTGCCCACGGGCATCGGCTGCGCCCTCGGGGGCTATGCCGGCGATGCCCTGCCTGCCGCCCGACTGCTGGCAGTGGCCAGCGGCTGTCTCATCACCCATCCCAATGTGATGAACGGGGCGGCGCTCTATTGGCGGGACCCCCGCATCCACTATGTGGAGGGGGCGGCCCTGGATCGCTTCGCTGGCGGCAGCCTGGCCCTGCGACCGGTGCGGAGCCAGCGGCTCGGGGTCCTGTTCGACGACGGCATTGAACAGCCCCTGCTGCAGCGCCATCTCCAGGTGGTGGATGCCTGTCGGGCCACCCTGGGGCTCACGATCGGCCCGGTGCTGGGCACCGCTGGGCCGCTGCAGGTTCGCCTGGAGCGGGGCCCCAGTGGGGCCAGCTGGGGCAGCCTGGGCCGGCCGGATCTGCTGCTACTGGGGGCGGAACGGCTGCGGGCCGCCGGAGCCACGGCCATCGCCGTGGTGGCGCGCTTCCCGGACGATGCCGATGCTGAGGCCCTGGCGGCCTACCGGGGCGGCTCCGGCGTCGACGCCCTGGCCGGTGCCGAGGCGGTGATCAGCCACCTGCTCACCGATCAGCTGGGGCTGCCCTGTGCCCATGCCCCCGCCTTGGCTGCCCTGCCCCTGGACCCGGCCCTCGACCCCAGGGCTGCCGCCGAAGAGCTCGGCCACACCTTTCTCCCCTGTGTGCTGGTGGGCCTCAGCCGCGCCCCCGACCTGGTGCCGCTCTGCAACGGCCGCCCGCCCTGGGCCAATCCGGGCCTGCTGCTGCCCGAGCAGATCGGAGCGGTGGTGGCTCCGGCCGGTGCCCTGGGGGGAGCGGCGGTGCTGGCCTGCGCCGAACGCGGTGTGCCCCTGATCGCGGTGGAGAACCCCTGCGTGCTGCAGGTGGATGGGGCGGCCCTGGGGCTGGAGGTGCTGCCGGCGCGCAGCTACAGCGAGGCCGCCGGCCTGGTGCTGGCCCTGCGGGAGGGGATCTGCCCCACGGCCCTGAGTCGGCCCCTCCCCTGCCGCCCCTCAACCCGGGGGGGGGAACCTCTGGGGCCTCACTCCCGGTGGTAG
- a CDS encoding 23S rRNA (pseudouridine(1915)-N(3))-methyltransferase RlmH → MNPSRIRILAVGKLRRSWVRDGLAHYAKRLPGLTIVELKDSDPLREAEAIRAQLRRDEQLIALSEEGQVLPSRQLAAQLLQRGSLRLAFAIGGADGLHAQLKAEASWQLSLSALTFPHELARLLLVEQLYRAQTILQGGPYHRE, encoded by the coding sequence CTGAATCCGAGCCGGATCCGGATCCTCGCAGTGGGCAAGCTGCGCAGGAGCTGGGTGCGGGATGGACTGGCGCACTATGCCAAGCGCCTGCCGGGTCTCACGATCGTGGAGCTCAAGGACAGCGATCCCCTGCGCGAGGCCGAGGCGATCCGCGCCCAGCTGCGGCGCGATGAGCAGCTGATCGCCCTCAGCGAGGAGGGCCAGGTCCTGCCGTCGCGCCAGCTCGCCGCTCAGCTGCTGCAGCGCGGCTCCCTCAGGCTGGCCTTCGCGATCGGCGGGGCCGATGGTCTGCACGCCCAGCTCAAGGCCGAGGCCAGCTGGCAGCTGAGCCTCTCAGCCCTCACCTTCCCCCATGAGCTGGCCCGGCTGCTGCTGGTGGAGCAGCTCTACAGGGCCCAGACCATCCTCCAGGGCGGGCCCTACCACCGGGAGTGA
- the atpA gene encoding F0F1 ATP synthase subunit alpha gives MVSIRPDEISAILKQQIEDYDKSVAVSNVGTVLQIGDGIARVYGLQQAMAGELVEFEDGTEGIALNLEDDNVGVVLMGEGRGIQEGSTVKATGKIASVPVGDAMLGRVVNSLGQPIDGKGDIATTDTRLIESMAPGIIQRKSVHEPMQTGITAIDAMIPIGRGQRELIIGDRQTGKTAIAIDTIINQRGEDVVCVYVAVGQKAASVANVVEVLREKGALDYTIVVAASASESAALQYLAPYTGAALAESFMYKGKATLVIYDDLTKQAQAYRQMSLLLRRPPGREAYPGDVFYCHSRLLERAAKLSDAMGKGSMTALPIIETQAGDVSAYIPTNVISITDGQVFLSSDLFNSGLRPAINVGISVSRVGGAAQTKAIKKIAGTLKLELAQFDELAAFSQFASDLDAATQAQLGRGKRLREILKQPQFSPLILAEQVAVVYAGVKGLIDEVPADAVAQFCRELREYLKSNKPDYISKVQTEKVLSEEAETMLKEAIAEVKSTMLASI, from the coding sequence ATGGTTTCCATCCGTCCTGACGAGATCAGCGCCATCCTCAAGCAGCAGATTGAGGACTACGACAAGTCGGTGGCCGTCAGCAACGTCGGCACCGTGCTGCAGATCGGCGACGGCATCGCCCGTGTCTACGGCCTGCAGCAGGCCATGGCCGGTGAACTGGTCGAATTCGAGGACGGCACCGAGGGGATCGCCCTCAACCTCGAAGACGACAACGTCGGCGTGGTGCTGATGGGTGAGGGCCGGGGCATCCAGGAGGGCAGCACTGTCAAGGCCACCGGCAAGATCGCCTCCGTGCCTGTGGGCGATGCCATGCTCGGCCGGGTGGTGAACTCCCTGGGTCAGCCGATCGATGGCAAGGGCGACATCGCCACCACCGACACGCGCCTGATCGAATCGATGGCGCCCGGCATCATTCAGCGCAAGTCGGTGCACGAGCCGATGCAGACGGGTATCACCGCCATCGACGCCATGATCCCGATCGGCCGGGGACAGCGGGAGCTGATCATTGGTGACCGGCAGACCGGCAAGACGGCCATCGCCATCGACACGATCATCAATCAGCGTGGCGAAGACGTGGTCTGCGTCTACGTGGCGGTGGGCCAGAAGGCCGCCTCGGTGGCCAACGTGGTGGAGGTGTTGCGTGAAAAGGGCGCTCTCGACTACACCATTGTGGTGGCGGCCAGTGCCTCCGAATCGGCGGCCCTGCAGTACCTCGCCCCCTACACCGGCGCAGCCCTGGCTGAATCGTTCATGTACAAGGGCAAGGCCACCCTGGTCATCTATGACGACCTCACCAAGCAGGCCCAGGCCTACCGCCAGATGTCCTTGCTGCTGCGTCGTCCGCCCGGGCGGGAGGCCTATCCCGGCGACGTCTTCTACTGCCACAGCCGCCTGCTTGAGCGTGCCGCCAAGCTCTCCGATGCCATGGGCAAGGGGTCGATGACGGCCCTGCCGATCATCGAAACCCAGGCTGGTGACGTGTCGGCCTACATCCCCACCAACGTGATCTCGATCACCGATGGTCAGGTGTTCCTCAGCTCCGACCTGTTCAACTCCGGCCTGCGGCCTGCCATCAATGTGGGCATCTCGGTGAGCAGGGTGGGTGGTGCCGCCCAGACCAAGGCGATCAAGAAGATCGCCGGCACCCTGAAGCTGGAGCTGGCCCAGTTCGATGAACTGGCGGCCTTCTCGCAGTTCGCCTCGGATCTCGATGCCGCAACCCAGGCCCAGCTGGGACGCGGCAAGCGTCTTCGCGAAATCCTGAAGCAACCCCAGTTCAGTCCCCTGATTCTTGCCGAGCAGGTGGCCGTTGTCTATGCGGGCGTCAAGGGCCTGATCGATGAGGTTCCCGCCGATGCGGTGGCCCAGTTCTGCCGTGAGCTGCGGGAGTATCTGAAATCCAACAAGCCTGACTACATCTCGAAAGTGCAGACCGAGAAGGTGCTCAGCGAGGAAGCTGAAACCATGCTCAAGGAGGCCATCGCTGAAGTGAAGTCCACCATGCTCGCCTCGATCTGA